One Punica granatum isolate Tunisia-2019 chromosome 3, ASM765513v2, whole genome shotgun sequence genomic window carries:
- the LOC116198523 gene encoding epsin-3: MMSILQKNSMNNTMSTAGTPFFREFKKQASFFLKEKIKSARLALTDVTPIQLLTEEAVSGDQLAPDTQTLGRISKAAFEVDDYWRIVDILHSRLSRFERKNWRESYHCLIVLEHLLTHGPESVAEEFQADKEVISRSGNFQYIDEKGFNWGLAVRKKSERVLKLLEQMSLLKEEREKARKLTRGIQGFGSFSQRAARSTQGILKESSLPSYVRSNSDFNPGNQDNQFLPQEQKIVPDSSKVMETPGSENCLGDGQLSSGTSLKENVEPCQERYSNREEVHQWIYTEPSRPLLKGKKGDSGNEMDEAEDHPFSDAEHRAASSLL, encoded by the exons ATGATGTCCATCTTGCAAAAGAACAGTATGAACAACACGATGAGTACTGCTGGCACACCTTTTTTCCGCGAATTCAAGAAGCAAGCATCGTTCTTTCTGAAGGAGAAGATCAAGTCTGCCAGACTAGCCCTCACAGATGTAACACCGATACAACT GTTGACTGAGGAAGCTGTGAGTGGAGATCAACTAGCACCTGATACGCAGACCTTGGGAAGGATCTCGAAGGCTGCTTTTGAAGTCGACGATTACTGGAGGATCGTGGACATTCTTCACAGCAG ATTGTCCAGGTTTGAGAGGAAGAACTGGAGAGAGTCCTATCACTGTCTGATTGTTCTTGAGCACTTGTTGACTCATGGACCTGAGAGTGTTGCAGAGGAGTTCCAGGCTGACAAAGAAGTCATTTCTCGGTCCGGAAACTTCCAGTACATAGACGAAAAAGG ATTCAACTGGGGACTGGCTGTCAGGAAGAAATCAGAGAGAGTGCTGAAATTGCTTGAGCAGATGTCTCTCCTGAAGGAAGAAAGGGAGAAGGCAAGGAAGCTGACTAGAGGGATTCAGGGGTTTGGGAGTTTCTCACAAAGAGCAGCACGTTCGACTCAAGGGATACTGAAGGAGTCGTCTCTTCCGAGCTATGTGAGGTCAAATTCGGACTTCAATCCCGGAAATCAGGACAACCAGTTCCTCCCCCAAGAACAGAAGATAGTTCCTGATTCCAGCAAAGTAATGGAGACCCCGGGATCAGAGAATTGCCTCGGAGATGGTCAGTTGAGCTCTGGGACGAGTCTAAAAGAGAATGTGGAGCCTTGCCAAGAACGTTACTCTAATAGGGAAGAGGTGCACCAGTGGATTTACACAGAGCCTTCTAGGCCACTTCTGAAAGGCAAGAAAGGAGATTCCGGGAATGAAATGGATGAAGCTGAGGATCACCCTTTTAGTGATGCTGAGCACCGAGCTGCTTCTTCACTGCTTTGA